The window GGAGGCCTATGGCTTCGGGGTACCGGAGCTTGCCACCCTCTCCGGGCGGGTGGCCTGCTCGGCCTGCGGGCTTTCCAAGCGCTACATCCTCAACCAGGTGGCGGTGGAAGGGGGCTTCCGCGCCGTGGCCACGGGCCACAACCTGGACGATGAGGCCGCGGTGCTTTTCGGCAACCTCCTGAACCCCCAGGAGGACGCCTTGGTCCGGCAGGGGCCGGTCCTCCCCGAAAAGCCGGGCCTCGCCGCCCGGGTCAAGCCCTTCTACCGCTTTAGCGAGCGGGAGGTCCTCTCCTATACCCTCCTTCGCGGCATCCGCTACCTGCACGAGGAGTGCCCCAACGCCAAGGGGGCGAAAAGCCTCCTCTACAAGGAGGCCCTGAACCTGGTGGAGAAGGAGATGCCGGGGGCCAAGCTCCGCTTCCTCGAGGGCTTCTTGGATAAGGTGCAACCAAGGCTCCAGGCGGGGGAGGAGGTGGCCCTAAGGGAGTGCGAGCGGTGCGGCTACCCCACCACGGGGGCCGTCTGCTCCTTCTGCCGCATGTGGGACGCCGTGTACCGGAGGGCCAAGAAGCGGCGGCTCCTTCCGGAGGAGGCCACTTTCAGCCCCAAGGCAGCGGTGCGCCGGGTTTAGCCTTCCTGGGCCCGCCTTCTCCAGCGCTCGTAGATGCGCTCCCGGGCGGGGCGGGCTTCCCGGTGCCGTTGCCTTTCGGCCATTCGGGCCATGGTCCGGACCCAATCTTCCCCGACCCAAGAAGCTTCGGCGGCATCCCGGTAGGCGGAGATGAGGGCGTTCTCCATGAGGAAGTCGCTCACCAGGCCGGGTAAGTCCGGGTGTAGCCCCTCGAGGCTCTCCCAGGCCAGCTCCACCGCCCGTTCCAGGTCATAAGCCAGCCGGGCAAGGTCTTCCAGGGGGCTTCCGTAGCCTTGGGGGCCCAAGGCCAAGAGGTACACTTCCCCCTCTAGGACCAGAAAAGCCCCCAAGCCTCGCTGCAGGAGGGGTTGGGGGCTTCCCCCTTCCGCTTCGGCGAGCGCCCGGTGGAGGAGGGCAAGCCGTACGCCGAGGAGGCGTGCCAACCCCTCTAGCTCTCTGAAGGCCTCCGCCAGGAGGCCCAGGCTCAGGCTTTCAGGGCTATGTCCCTGCAGGCGGGAGAGGCCCTCGCGGGCCAGGGTTTGGGCCACGGCAAAGGCCTCTTGGGGGAGTCCAGGGGGTAGGGTGCCGGTAAGGGCGAGCACCCGCCTTTCGGAGCCCCGCTGCCACACCAGATGACCTTGGGGCGGGAGAACCCAAGGGAGGGAGAGGTGGGGCAAGAGGCGAAGGGTCCGGTCCAGCCCACCATCCTGCACCAATCCCACCTGGAGCCAAACGCCGTCCTGGGCGGCCAGTCCTGGGCGCAGCAGGGTGAGGTTTTCCGGCAGCGGGCCTGGGTGGCTGCCCCGGTAGTAGGCCATGAGGCTACGTCCTTCCAGGCCAGCCGCCAGCCGCTTAAGGAGGAGGGCATAGAAGGTGGGGTCCTGGGAGAGCTCGTAGAGGTACCCCTCCTTAGGCCACGTTTGGGCGAAGAGCCCAGGCATGCCCTCTTTGCGCACGGGGCTGAATCCGATGGGCAGGAAGACTAGGGTCCTCTCGTGGTTTTCCAGGCGTACCAGGGTAAGGTAGAGGGGAGGATCCTTCTCCAGCCGGAGGGCGTCCAGTAGGGTGGCGCCTTGGGGCCTTAGGGGGAGCCAGCTTCGCTCCCCCAGGGCCCTAGCCAGCGCTTTGAGGAAGGCATCCTGCCCTTCCTTGTCCGCGAGGGTCTCTATAAAGAGCGTTTCCGGACCTTCCCGCAGGGGCACGAGGGGTAGCTTTTCGGGTGCAGCCTCCTCTGCCCAGTCAGGGATCTGGACCCTAAGGGTCTCCACGTGCTCCTGGGGTACGAGGGAGAAAAGGGCGAAGCCGTGTGGACCAAGGGCGAGCCGGTAGGGTCCTTCAATGGGGGGAAAGGGGGATTGGGAGAAGAGCTCCAGGGGCACGAGGCCCTGGTAGGGATCCAGGGGCAGGTCAAAGGCCTGGGCGTAGCGGGAAAGGTTGGCCACCACCAGGATACGCTCCCCTTGGTACTCCCTGAGAAAGGCCAAAATACGGCGGTTTTCCACGGGAAGAAGGATCAGGCTTCCTCGTCCCAAGGTTTTGGCGTGCTGCTTTCTGAGGCCGAGAAAGCGGCGGATGAAGTTTAGGAGGGAATGGGGGTTATCCTCTTGGGCTTCTACGTTGACGAACTGGTAGCTATAGGGGCCTTCGCCTATGGGTGGCAGGAAGAGCCGGTGGTGAGGAGCTCGGGAAAAGCCAGCGTTGCGGTCTGCGGACCACTGCATGGGAGTCCTGACCCCGTTGCGGTCGCCCAAGAAAGGGTTGTCGCCCATTCCGATCTCGTCCCCGTAGTAGATGATGGGCGTACCCTTGAGGGTGAACAGGAGAGCGTGAAGGAGTTCATAACGCCTTCGGTCACCACCCAAGAGGGGCATGAGCCGGCGGCGGATTCCGAGGTTGAGGCGGAACCGGGTATCCGGGGCGTAGACTTCCCACAGGAACTCCCGCTCTTCCTCCGTTACCTTTTCTAGGGTCAGCTCGTCGTGGTTGCGCAGGAAGAGGGCCCACTGGGCCGTTTCCGGGATTCCCTCGGTTTCTCGGAGCATGGTTTCTATGGGCCCCCGGTCCTCCCGGCGCAGGGCCATGAAGA is drawn from Thermus hydrothermalis and contains these coding sequences:
- the treS gene encoding maltose alpha-D-glucosyltransferase; the protein is MDPLWYKDAVIYQLHVRSFFDANNDGYGDFEGLRQKLPYLESLGVNTLWLMPFFQSPLRDDGYDISDYYQILPVHGTLEDFQRFLDEAHERGIKVIIELVLNHTSIDHPWFQEARKPGSPKRDWYVWSDTPERYKGVRVIFQDFETSNWTFDPVAGAYYWHRFYHHQPDLNWDNPEVERAMHQVMFFWADLGVDGFRLDAIPYLYEREGTSCENLPETIAAVKRLRRALEERYGPGKVLLAEANMWPEETLPYFGDGDGVHMAYNFPLMPRLFMALRREDRGPIETMLRETEGIPETAQWALFLRNHDELTLEKVTEEEREFLWEVYAPDTRFRLNLGIRRRLMPLLGGDRRRYELLHALLFTLKGTPIIYYGDEIGMGDNPFLGDRNGVRTPMQWSADRNAGFSRAPHHRLFLPPIGEGPYSYQFVNVEAQEDNPHSLLNFIRRFLGLRKQHAKTLGRGSLILLPVENRRILAFLREYQGERILVVANLSRYAQAFDLPLDPYQGLVPLELFSQSPFPPIEGPYRLALGPHGFALFSLVPQEHVETLRVQIPDWAEEAAPEKLPLVPLREGPETLFIETLADKEGQDAFLKALARALGERSWLPLRPQGATLLDALRLEKDPPLYLTLVRLENHERTLVFLPIGFSPVRKEGMPGLFAQTWPKEGYLYELSQDPTFYALLLKRLAAGLEGRSLMAYYRGSHPGPLPENLTLLRPGLAAQDGVWLQVGLVQDGGLDRTLRLLPHLSLPWVLPPQGHLVWQRGSERRVLALTGTLPPGLPQEAFAVAQTLAREGLSRLQGHSPESLSLGLLAEAFRELEGLARLLGVRLALLHRALAEAEGGSPQPLLQRGLGAFLVLEGEVYLLALGPQGYGSPLEDLARLAYDLERAVELAWESLEGLHPDLPGLVSDFLMENALISAYRDAAEASWVGEDWVRTMARMAERQRHREARPARERIYERWRRRAQEG
- the ttuA gene encoding tRNA-5-methyluridine(54) 2-sulfurtransferase; amino-acid sequence: MVCKVCGEKAQVAVSRGFALCRAHYLDWFVKETERAIRRHNMLRPGERVLVAVSGGKDSLALWDVLSRLGYEAVGLHIELGIGEYSRRSLEVTEAFARERGLELWVVDLKEAYGFGVPELATLSGRVACSACGLSKRYILNQVAVEGGFRAVATGHNLDDEAAVLFGNLLNPQEDALVRQGPVLPEKPGLAARVKPFYRFSEREVLSYTLLRGIRYLHEECPNAKGAKSLLYKEALNLVEKEMPGAKLRFLEGFLDKVQPRLQAGEEVALRECERCGYPTTGAVCSFCRMWDAVYRRAKKRRLLPEEATFSPKAAVRRV